The DNA sequence GCCCGGCGCCCGACGGGTAGGGGAACATGTCGAGGACGAACAGCTTGTCGTCGGGCACCGCGCCGGCCAGGGGCCCGGTGGGGTTCGGCGCGTGGAAGGTGCCCGCCGACTCCCAGGACCGCTGCCAGCGCTGCTCGATCTCGCCGGCCTTGTGCGCCGTGTAGCGATGCGGCGGCGCGGCGTCGGGCGCCGACACGGCTCCGGCCGGGGTCGCGGTGCTGCGGGAGGCGGAATCGGTCACGGGCGTCACCATCTACTCGGGGTTGTCGACACGCTGCAGGCAGTCACTGCAGGCACGCTGCACACGTCAGGATAGAGGGTGGGCACCGGGCGGTTCGGCAGCGCCCGGCGCACCCCGCGCTCATCGTGCGGGCGGTCGGATATCATGAATCGCGTGGTGATCGCTGCAATCGTGTTCCTCGTCTTGGCCGTCGCGCTCGGCGCCGTCGCCGCCGCGGCCCTCTCCGGCAGCCTTCCGCGCAACCGGTGGTGGGGCCTGCGCACCGACGCGACCCTGCGGGACGACGCCACCTTCCGTACCGCCAACCGCGTCGCCGCACCCGCACAGTTGGGCGCCGCGGCGGTCCTCGTGCTCGGTGCGTGCGGTGGACTGCTGCTCGACGCCGCCGCCGCGCTGTTCGTCGTCATCGCCGCACCCGTGGTTGCGGTGGTGCTCACCGCGGTGGGGGCGGGCATCGCGCAGCGCGTCGCCGCAGCCATGCCGCCCGCCGACGCCGGCGCGTGCGGGCACTCCTGCGGCGCGTGCTCCCTGCAGGACTCGTGCGCCTCCGCCGTGCACTGATGCCGATCGGCCGCCGCAGAACACACCGTCCCCGCCGGTCCACCGTATGAAGCTGCTCAAACGCCTGAACATCGACGGTTTCGTCGCCGCGATCTTCGGCATGGTCGTCCTGGCGAGCCTGCTCCCCGCCTCCGGGGCGGGCGCCGAGGTGCTCGATTGGGCCGTGAAGATCGCCATCGGCCTGCTGTTCCTGCTCTACGGCGCGCGGCTGTCCCCACGCGAGGCACTCGAGGGATTCACGCACTGGCGCCTGCACCTGACCGTGCTCGCTGTCACCTTCGTACTGTTCCCGTTGATGGGGCTCGCGATGCGGCCGCTGGCGCCCGGGGTCATCTCCGACGACCTCTACATGGGCCTGCTGTTCCTGTGCCTCGTGCCGTCGACGGTGCAGTCGTCCATCGCGTTCACGTCGATCGCCAAGGGCAACGTGGCGGGTTCCATCGTCAGCGCGTCGTTCTCGAACATCCTCGGCGTCTTCCTCACGCCCGCACTGGTGCTGTGGCTGATGGAGACCACCGGCTCCGGCGGAATCCAGGCCGACGCCATCGTCGAGATCATCCTGCAGCTCCTGGTTCCGTTCATCGCCGGCCAACTGCTGCGGCCCTGGCTGGTGGGTTTCCTGCAGCGGTACTCGGCCCCCATCAAAATCGTCGACCGCGGCTCGA is a window from the Tomitella gaofuii genome containing:
- a CDS encoding SdpI family protein; amino-acid sequence: MVIAAIVFLVLAVALGAVAAAALSGSLPRNRWWGLRTDATLRDDATFRTANRVAAPAQLGAAAVLVLGACGGLLLDAAAALFVVIAAPVVAVVLTAVGAGIAQRVAAAMPPADAGACGHSCGACSLQDSCASAVH
- a CDS encoding bile acid:sodium symporter family protein, whose protein sequence is MKLLKRLNIDGFVAAIFGMVVLASLLPASGAGAEVLDWAVKIAIGLLFLLYGARLSPREALEGFTHWRLHLTVLAVTFVLFPLMGLAMRPLAPGVISDDLYMGLLFLCLVPSTVQSSIAFTSIAKGNVAGSIVSASFSNILGVFLTPALVLWLMETTGSGGIQADAIVEIILQLLVPFIAGQLLRPWLVGFLQRYSAPIKIVDRGSILLVVYAAFSEGMNAHIWSSTSAAQIFIVIGLSCAMLALVLGVTAFAGRAMGFSWPDQIVIIFCGSKKSLASGLPMATVLFSGGTVGLIVLPLMIFHQIQLVVCAMLAPKFGEKSDRVAVAEG